A region of Clostridium acetobutylicum ATCC 824 DNA encodes the following proteins:
- a CDS encoding AbrB/MazE/SpoVT family DNA-binding domain-containing protein: protein MKSTGVVRRVDELGRIVIPIELRRTLEIAEKDALEIYVDGEQIILKKYQPACIFCGDARDVINYKGKNICQSCLNQLKEGK, encoded by the coding sequence ATGAAATCAACAGGTGTAGTTAGAAGAGTAGATGAATTAGGAAGAATAGTTATTCCTATAGAGTTAAGAAGAACATTAGAAATAGCAGAGAAGGATGCCTTAGAGATATATGTTGATGGCGAGCAGATTATACTTAAGAAGTATCAACCAGCATGTATTTTCTGTGGAGATGCAAGAGATGTAATTAACTATAAAGGAAAAAATATTTGCCAAAGTTGTTTGAATCAATTGAAAGAAGGCAAATAG
- a CDS encoding GNAT family N-acetyltransferase has product MRLVIKEFNSLNTELVREIEKLTETCGKFDGIQEEVNLDDGFNFNKSMKWLFVLYEKDKVVSVVSIFAPKEEEGEISACTLPEYRRKGYFKELLSKAKNELLKYNVPKILFVCPKGSKQGEAVIKNSDAIYKFAEYTMNFNKNKFKAKGKYITKLAEANYNDLNKITKVASDVYSESYEQANSMMKNALESSDRLQFKLKLKEDYIGVVAAYFYHDKVSIFGVGILPEYRGRGFGREMMSMLLEYLIERDYDDIALEVDSNNKRAFELYKSIGFQIEREIDYYEEKINNTFYSY; this is encoded by the coding sequence ATGAGATTGGTAATTAAAGAGTTTAATAGTTTAAATACGGAATTAGTAAGAGAGATAGAAAAGTTAACAGAAACTTGCGGTAAATTTGATGGGATTCAGGAAGAGGTTAACTTAGATGATGGTTTTAACTTTAACAAGAGTATGAAATGGCTATTTGTGCTTTATGAAAAGGATAAAGTTGTAAGTGTTGTAAGTATATTTGCCCCTAAAGAAGAAGAAGGGGAAATTTCAGCGTGCACGCTTCCTGAATATAGAAGAAAAGGTTATTTTAAAGAATTGCTTAGTAAGGCTAAGAATGAGCTCTTAAAGTATAATGTGCCAAAGATATTGTTTGTATGTCCCAAAGGGTCTAAGCAAGGAGAGGCTGTAATTAAAAATAGTGATGCAATATATAAATTTGCTGAATACACTATGAATTTTAATAAAAATAAATTTAAGGCTAAGGGTAAATATATTACAAAATTAGCTGAAGCGAATTACAATGATTTAAATAAGATAACAAAAGTAGCATCTGATGTATATAGTGAGAGCTATGAGCAGGCAAATTCTATGATGAAGAATGCGCTTGAATCCAGCGATAGACTACAGTTTAAGTTGAAATTAAAAGAGGATTATATAGGAGTTGTAGCCGCATACTTTTATCATGATAAGGTATCTATTTTTGGAGTTGGAATATTACCAGAGTATAGAGGCAGAGGATTTGGACGAGAAATGATGAGTATGCTTTTAGAATACTTAATTGAAAGGGATTATGATGACATAGCCCTTGAGGTAGATAGCAATAATAAAAGGGCATTTGAATTGTATAAAAGCATTGGATTTCAAATTGAAAGAGAAATAGACTATTATGAGGAAAAAATAAATAATACATTTTATAGTTATTAA
- a CDS encoding AbrB/MazE/SpoVT family DNA-binding domain-containing protein — protein MNSIGIVRKVDELGRIVIPKETRSQLNVNEGDSLEIFIDEVESHIVLRKYAPGCTFCNSLSDITYFKGVRVCKHCKEELQDTVK, from the coding sequence ATGAATTCAATTGGAATTGTTAGAAAAGTAGATGAACTTGGAAGAATAGTTATACCAAAAGAAACTAGATCTCAGCTCAATGTAAACGAAGGAGACTCCCTTGAAATCTTTATAGATGAAGTTGAAAGCCATATAGTTCTAAGAAAATACGCACCTGGTTGCACTTTCTGTAACTCTTTAAGTGATATAACATACTTTAAGGGTGTGCGCGTATGCAAACATTGTAAGGAAGAGCTTCAAGACACAGTTAAATAA
- a CDS encoding HD-GYP domain-containing protein, with product MNKCRVNTIDCTSDYVLAEDIFSYNNVKFISKYTPINSYIKTKLLSNSINQINVYKRDEYEKDAKRETVSKEQYYEEFKESYEETVLKLKGFIIGACNGKKINDEELLNISQKIYDDIDRADFLIKYAGNIRDKDEYTFYHSVNVSFYGMLIAKWMNLSEKQIREVISAGLLHDLGKTKIKNSILNKPGRLTDEEFEEMKKHPLYGYEIIKDDPTINDDIKNVILQHHERINGTGYPYGIKADEMGLYSRIIAIADVYDAMTSDRVYKKKKSPFRAFEMFKTEGISIFDTDILRVFLNNINVYFIGAEVLLNDGRKGKIVYIPPNNLLKPILKMNSTYIDFSKDNGYSISEVIDM from the coding sequence TTGAATAAGTGCAGAGTAAATACTATTGATTGTACTAGTGATTATGTGCTTGCAGAGGACATATTTTCATATAACAATGTGAAATTTATTAGTAAATACACACCGATTAACAGTTATATAAAAACGAAGCTTTTAAGCAATAGCATAAACCAAATTAATGTATATAAAAGAGATGAATATGAAAAGGATGCAAAAAGAGAAACAGTTTCTAAGGAACAATATTATGAAGAATTTAAGGAAAGCTATGAAGAAACTGTATTAAAGTTAAAAGGCTTTATTATTGGTGCTTGTAATGGTAAAAAGATCAATGATGAAGAGCTGTTAAATATATCTCAAAAAATATATGATGATATTGATAGAGCAGATTTTCTAATAAAGTACGCTGGTAATATTAGAGACAAAGATGAATATACATTCTATCATAGTGTGAATGTATCCTTTTATGGTATGCTTATAGCTAAATGGATGAATCTTTCTGAGAAGCAGATTCGTGAAGTTATATCGGCTGGATTGCTTCATGATCTTGGTAAAACAAAAATAAAAAATAGCATATTAAATAAACCTGGAAGATTAACAGATGAAGAGTTCGAGGAAATGAAAAAACATCCTCTCTATGGGTATGAAATTATCAAGGATGATCCTACTATTAATGATGATATAAAGAATGTTATATTACAACACCATGAAAGGATAAACGGGACAGGCTACCCGTATGGAATTAAAGCAGATGAAATGGGCCTTTATTCTAGAATTATAGCTATAGCAGATGTATATGATGCGATGACTTCTGATAGAGTATATAAGAAGAAAAAGTCACCTTTCAGAGCATTTGAAATGTTTAAAACAGAGGGTATATCTATATTTGATACTGATATACTTAGAGTATTTTTGAATAATATAAATGTGTATTTCATAGGTGCGGAGGTTTTACTTAATGACGGCAGAAAAGGCAAAATAGTGTACATACCGCCTAATAATTTATTAAAGCCTATATTGAAGATGAACTCTACTTATATTGATTTTTCAAAGGATAATGGATACTCTATAAGCGAAGTAATCGATATGTAA
- a CDS encoding PLP-dependent aminotransferase family protein, whose product MIFNLKFTSKTHKKIQIENYIKNLIETGILQKNEKLPSTREMSLLLDVSRNTIIDVYETLTNEGYTDTIKGKGTFISDKKIISKESHHLPWIEFINTHALDAASLDTTKHELRGTDDIIPFDSISPNKNLFDIDEIKRDFLNIISIEGNNILNYGYAKGYKPLIDYLKIYMKHKGVNIDNKDILITNGFTEGFNIVLSTITEKGDTIFCENPTHNTSLKIMKLHNLNIKGIDMDDDGINIDSLKDELEKELPKAVFLIPTYHNPTSIVMSPEKRLKAIDILNSFNVPIIEDGFNEELRYSNSNITSLAALNSSNNNVIYIGSLSKILFPGMRIGWIMADKELIDYLESVKRSINIHTSFLDQAILYEYLRGENFSKYVRKAKKYYKNKYELTMKYAKKYIPYAKIWGEGGLHIFVQVEGIHSRELLANCYKKGVAFTPGDIFYTDDKGYNTFRIGFSRASEAQIKKGFEIISKAISELKAK is encoded by the coding sequence ATGATTTTTAATTTAAAATTTACGTCTAAAACTCATAAAAAAATTCAGATAGAAAATTATATCAAAAATTTAATTGAGACAGGAATACTTCAGAAAAACGAAAAACTTCCTTCAACTCGCGAAATGAGTTTACTGCTTGACGTTAGTAGAAACACCATAATAGATGTATATGAAACATTAACAAATGAGGGTTATACCGACACAATAAAAGGAAAAGGTACCTTTATTTCAGATAAAAAAATTATTTCTAAGGAAAGTCATCACTTACCTTGGATTGAATTTATAAACACACATGCCCTAGACGCTGCTTCATTAGATACTACTAAACATGAACTAAGAGGTACTGATGATATAATTCCATTTGATAGCATATCTCCAAACAAAAACTTATTTGATATTGATGAGATCAAAAGAGACTTTTTAAATATAATATCTATTGAAGGGAACAACATATTGAATTACGGATATGCTAAAGGTTACAAACCATTAATTGATTATTTGAAAATTTATATGAAACATAAAGGTGTTAATATAGATAATAAAGATATACTTATAACGAATGGTTTTACAGAAGGCTTTAATATTGTACTATCAACCATTACTGAAAAAGGAGATACTATATTTTGTGAAAATCCAACTCATAATACTTCTCTAAAAATAATGAAACTTCATAACTTAAATATAAAAGGAATTGATATGGATGATGATGGAATAAATATAGATTCTTTAAAAGACGAACTAGAAAAAGAACTTCCAAAAGCGGTTTTTTTGATTCCAACATATCATAATCCTACAAGTATTGTTATGTCTCCAGAAAAAAGACTAAAAGCAATAGACATACTGAATTCCTTTAATGTACCTATAATTGAAGATGGCTTCAATGAGGAGCTTCGGTACTCAAACTCAAATATAACATCTTTAGCAGCCTTAAACTCAAGCAATAATAATGTAATATACATAGGCAGCTTATCTAAAATTCTATTTCCAGGCATGAGAATAGGTTGGATTATGGCTGACAAGGAATTGATAGATTATTTAGAAAGCGTTAAACGCAGCATAAACATACACACTTCCTTTTTAGACCAGGCTATACTCTATGAGTACCTACGAGGTGAAAATTTTAGCAAATATGTACGTAAAGCTAAAAAATATTACAAAAACAAATACGAGTTAACAATGAAATATGCAAAGAAATATATACCTTATGCAAAAATATGGGGTGAAGGAGGCCTCCACATTTTTGTACAGGTAGAAGGAATTCACTCAAGAGAACTGCTTGCCAACTGTTATAAAAAAGGTGTAGCCTTTACTCCTGGTGATATTTTCTACACTGACGATAAAGGGTATAACACCTTCAGGATTGGCTTTTCTCGGGCAAGTGAAGCACAAATAAAAAAAGGTTTTGAAATAATAAGTAAAGCTATATCAGAATTAAAAGCTAAATAA
- a CDS encoding acetolactate synthase large subunit encodes MNENLKQDKDSEISKTEDEESSMNTAELVVKCLENENVEYIFGIPGEENLALIKALTKSPIKFITTRHEQGAAFMADVYGRLTGRPGVCLSTLGPGATNLMTGVADANLDGAPLIAITGQVGTDRMHIESHQHLDLVAMFAPVTKWNKQIVRPDTAPEIVRKAFKTAVDEKPGACHIDLPQNIADMPVQGKPLRHTVTDKSFAAYSSIEKAAIAISRAKSPLILSGNGAIRSKASKAVLDMAERLNIPVANTFMGKGIIPFNHPLSLWSMGLAQKDYINRIFEKTDLVIAIGYDIVEYSPKKWNSKGEIRIIHIGEKKAEVNNSYLPEVEVIGDISDSIQEIIRRSDRIETPKQALKIKEDMHKNYEEYSDDQSFPMKPQKVLYDLRRVMGEDDIVISDVGAHKMWIARNYHCYKPNTCIISNGFASMGIAIPGALAAKLVNPDKKVVAVTGDGGFMMNSQELETALRIGTPFVTLIFNDSNYGLIKWKQEERYGESAYINFTNPDFKMYAESMGLKGYRITKAEELIPTLEEAFSQKVPSVIDCAVDYSENLKLSHKLEELK; translated from the coding sequence ATGAATGAAAATTTAAAGCAAGACAAGGATTCTGAAATTTCAAAAACCGAAGATGAAGAGAGTAGTATGAATACAGCTGAGTTGGTTGTAAAGTGCTTAGAAAATGAAAATGTAGAGTATATATTCGGTATACCAGGTGAGGAAAATTTGGCACTCATAAAAGCGCTTACTAAATCACCTATAAAATTCATAACTACACGTCATGAACAAGGGGCGGCTTTCATGGCAGATGTATATGGAAGATTGACTGGAAGACCAGGAGTATGTCTTTCTACATTGGGACCTGGTGCTACAAATTTAATGACTGGTGTTGCTGATGCTAATCTTGATGGAGCTCCGCTTATTGCGATAACAGGACAGGTTGGAACTGATAGAATGCATATAGAGTCGCATCAGCACCTTGATTTAGTAGCTATGTTCGCACCTGTTACTAAGTGGAATAAACAAATAGTAAGACCAGATACTGCACCTGAAATAGTTAGAAAAGCTTTTAAAACAGCTGTAGATGAGAAACCAGGAGCATGCCATATAGATCTTCCTCAAAATATCGCAGATATGCCTGTACAAGGAAAACCGTTAAGACATACAGTTACGGATAAGAGCTTTGCTGCTTACAGTAGTATAGAAAAGGCTGCTATAGCTATATCAAGAGCTAAAAGCCCACTAATACTTTCAGGAAATGGAGCAATACGTTCAAAGGCAAGTAAGGCAGTTTTAGATATGGCTGAAAGATTAAACATTCCAGTTGCAAATACCTTTATGGGAAAAGGAATAATTCCTTTTAATCATCCTCTTTCATTATGGAGTATGGGTCTTGCACAAAAAGATTATATTAATAGAATTTTCGAAAAGACAGACCTTGTCATTGCTATAGGATATGATATAGTAGAATATTCACCCAAAAAATGGAACTCAAAGGGAGAAATTAGGATAATACATATAGGCGAGAAAAAAGCCGAAGTTAATAATAGTTATCTTCCTGAGGTTGAGGTAATAGGTGATATTTCAGATTCGATTCAAGAAATAATAAGACGTTCAGATAGAATAGAGACACCAAAACAAGCACTTAAAATAAAAGAAGATATGCATAAAAATTATGAGGAATATAGTGATGATCAGAGCTTTCCAATGAAACCACAGAAGGTACTATACGACTTACGAAGAGTTATGGGCGAGGATGATATAGTAATATCTGATGTAGGAGCTCATAAAATGTGGATAGCTAGGAATTATCATTGTTATAAGCCTAATACATGCATAATTTCAAATGGTTTTGCATCAATGGGAATTGCTATTCCAGGAGCTTTAGCGGCAAAGCTTGTAAATCCAGATAAAAAGGTAGTTGCAGTTACAGGAGATGGTGGCTTCATGATGAATTCACAAGAGCTTGAAACTGCACTTAGAATAGGAACCCCATTCGTAACATTAATATTTAATGATAGTAATTATGGACTTATAAAGTGGAAGCAGGAAGAAAGATACGGAGAATCAGCGTATATAAACTTTACAAATCCAGATTTTAAAATGTACGCAGAGAGTATGGGACTAAAAGGATATAGAATTACTAAAGCTGAAGAGCTCATACCTACATTAGAAGAGGCGTTTAGTCAGAAGGTTCCATCAGTAATTGATTGTGCAGTTGATTATAGCGAAAATCTTAAATTGTCCCATAAATTAGAGGAACTAAAATAG
- a CDS encoding heavy-metal-associated domain-containing protein, whose protein sequence is MGKKISIEGMSCEHCVAHVKEALEGIGAEKIDVNLKRKSAFISNNITDEKIKTAIEDAGYEVTNIEEASEQGGSKLKGLFKKITG, encoded by the coding sequence ATGGGAAAGAAAATATCAATAGAAGGAATGAGTTGCGAACACTGTGTAGCACATGTTAAGGAAGCTTTGGAGGGAATAGGCGCAGAAAAAATCGATGTGAACTTAAAAAGAAAGTCTGCTTTTATATCTAATAATATAACTGATGAAAAGATAAAGACAGCAATTGAGGATGCAGGATATGAGGTTACTAATATAGAAGAAGCTTCAGAACAAGGTGGATCAAAATTAAAAGGACTTTTTAAAAAGATTACTGGATAG
- a CDS encoding heavy metal translocating P-type ATPase has protein sequence MDTKTLRIEGMTCAACARAVERATKKLEGVEEANVNLATEKLTVSFQDDKVSVPNIQEAIEKAGYKALTEATNKTLAIGGMTCAACAKTVERVTSKLEGVTSSSVNLATEKLSISFEASKVSINDIKQAIEKAGYKASEEVESVDTDKERKEKVIKNLWKRFIISAVFAVPLLIIAMVPMIFNSIGVMLPSAIDPMNNEKIYGVLELILVLPVMFQGRKFFQVGFKTLIKRSPNMDSLVAIGSSAAFVYSLFGLYQIFTGINGAQLYFESAGIILTLITLGKYMEAVSKGKTSEAIKKLVGLTPKTALVVKGEKEEEVAIEEVKPGDVVIVKPGSKIPVDGIVIEGNTSIDESMLTGESIPVSKGPGDEVIGASINKNGSIKYKVTKVGKDTVLSQIVKLVEDAQGSKAPIAKLADIVSGYFVPVVITLAIISSLAWYLSGENLTFTLTIFISVLVIACPCALGLATPTAIMVGTGKGAEYGVLIKNGTALENTHKIKTIVFDKTGTITEGKPKVTDIKAIDEVSEEELLKIAASVEKASEHPLGEAIVKEAEFKGMEFLKVSDFKSVTGHGIEALIDSKRVLLGNKKLMDNNNIEVKSVLDYVDDLAKQGKTPMYIAIDKQVKGIIAVADSVKESSAKAIKKLHDMGIEVAMITGDNKRSADAIAKKVGIDRVLAEVLPEDKASEVKKLQAGGKKVAMVGDGINDAPALAQADIGMAIGKGTDIAMESADIVLMKSDLMDVITAIELSKKTIKNIKENLFWAFGYNVIGIPVAMGILYIFGGPLLNPMIAAAAMSLSSVSVLTNALRLKRFKPEYML, from the coding sequence TTGGATACTAAGACTTTAAGAATAGAGGGAATGACTTGTGCTGCATGTGCAAGAGCTGTTGAAAGAGCCACTAAAAAGCTAGAAGGTGTTGAAGAGGCAAATGTAAATTTGGCGACAGAAAAATTAACTGTAAGCTTTCAGGATGATAAGGTAAGTGTTCCTAATATTCAAGAGGCAATAGAAAAAGCAGGCTATAAAGCACTTACTGAGGCTACAAATAAAACCCTAGCTATTGGGGGTATGACCTGCGCTGCGTGTGCGAAAACTGTTGAGAGAGTTACAAGTAAACTAGAAGGAGTAACTAGTTCTAGTGTAAACCTGGCTACAGAGAAATTAAGTATAAGTTTTGAAGCATCTAAGGTAAGTATTAATGATATAAAACAGGCAATAGAAAAAGCGGGCTATAAGGCTTCTGAAGAAGTGGAGTCTGTAGATACTGATAAGGAAAGAAAAGAAAAGGTAATAAAGAATTTATGGAAGAGATTTATAATATCAGCTGTATTTGCAGTTCCACTTTTAATAATTGCTATGGTTCCTATGATATTTAATTCAATAGGAGTTATGTTGCCTAGTGCTATTGATCCAATGAATAACGAAAAGATATATGGTGTTTTGGAGCTTATATTAGTCTTGCCAGTTATGTTTCAGGGAAGAAAATTCTTTCAGGTTGGATTTAAGACTCTTATAAAGAGAAGTCCTAACATGGATTCTTTAGTAGCAATAGGTTCATCTGCGGCATTTGTATACAGTTTATTTGGATTGTATCAAATATTTACTGGGATTAATGGAGCTCAGCTTTACTTTGAATCGGCAGGAATAATATTAACACTAATAACCCTTGGAAAATATATGGAAGCTGTTTCTAAAGGTAAAACTTCAGAGGCAATAAAGAAGCTCGTTGGACTGACACCAAAGACTGCTTTGGTTGTAAAAGGGGAAAAAGAAGAAGAGGTTGCAATAGAGGAAGTTAAACCAGGAGATGTAGTAATTGTGAAACCAGGTAGTAAAATACCGGTTGATGGAATAGTTATAGAAGGTAATACGTCAATAGACGAATCAATGCTTACAGGAGAAAGTATTCCAGTTTCAAAAGGGCCAGGAGATGAAGTTATAGGAGCAAGTATAAATAAAAATGGCTCAATAAAGTATAAGGTAACCAAGGTTGGTAAGGATACTGTTCTTTCACAAATTGTAAAGCTTGTTGAAGATGCTCAAGGTTCAAAGGCACCTATAGCTAAGCTTGCAGACATAGTATCCGGGTATTTTGTTCCAGTAGTTATTACCTTGGCAATAATATCTTCTTTAGCATGGTATTTATCAGGTGAAAATCTAACTTTCACGTTGACAATATTTATATCAGTTCTCGTAATTGCTTGTCCGTGTGCTCTCGGCTTAGCTACCCCTACAGCAATTATGGTTGGAACAGGTAAAGGTGCTGAATATGGAGTACTTATAAAAAATGGTACAGCACTTGAAAATACCCATAAGATTAAGACTATTGTTTTTGATAAAACGGGAACTATAACAGAAGGAAAACCGAAAGTTACAGATATAAAAGCTATTGATGAAGTTTCAGAGGAAGAACTACTTAAAATTGCGGCCTCTGTTGAAAAGGCATCTGAGCATCCTCTAGGAGAGGCAATTGTGAAAGAAGCAGAATTTAAAGGGATGGAATTTTTAAAGGTTAGCGATTTTAAATCAGTTACAGGGCATGGAATTGAAGCCTTAATAGATAGTAAGAGAGTGCTTCTTGGAAATAAAAAGCTTATGGATAATAACAACATAGAAGTTAAAAGTGTGTTGGATTATGTAGATGACTTGGCAAAACAAGGTAAGACACCTATGTATATTGCAATAGATAAACAGGTAAAGGGAATAATAGCTGTTGCAGACAGCGTAAAGGAAAGTAGTGCAAAAGCAATTAAAAAGCTGCATGATATGGGTATAGAAGTTGCTATGATAACAGGGGATAATAAAAGATCAGCTGATGCTATAGCTAAAAAGGTTGGAATTGATAGAGTTTTAGCTGAGGTGCTTCCAGAAGATAAAGCAAGTGAAGTTAAAAAGCTTCAAGCAGGAGGAAAAAAAGTTGCTATGGTTGGAGATGGAATTAATGACGCTCCAGCATTGGCTCAAGCGGACATAGGTATGGCAATAGGTAAAGGTACTGATATAGCAATGGAATCAGCAGATATTGTACTCATGAAAAGTGATCTTATGGATGTTATAACGGCAATAGAACTAAGTAAAAAGACAATAAAAAACATAAAAGAAAATTTATTTTGGGCATTTGGATATAACGTTATAGGAATACCTGTAGCTATGGGAATTTTATATATATTTGGAGGACCGCTATTAAATCCGATGATAGCAGCAGCAGCTATGAGTTTAAGCTCGGTTTCAGTTCTAACAAATGCACTGAGACTAAAAAGATTTAAACCTGAATATATGCTTTAG
- a CDS encoding metal-sensing transcriptional repressor, whose amino-acid sequence MNKEKEKAITALKTSKGQIEGIIKMIEDGRYCIDVSNQIVAASALLKKANMLILKQHLNHCVKEAFLNNNGEEKVDEIIELLSRISSK is encoded by the coding sequence TTGAATAAAGAAAAGGAAAAAGCAATTACAGCACTAAAAACATCAAAAGGTCAAATTGAGGGAATAATAAAGATGATAGAAGATGGCAGATATTGTATTGATGTATCTAATCAAATTGTTGCAGCTTCTGCACTTTTAAAAAAAGCTAATATGCTTATATTAAAGCAACATCTTAATCATTGTGTTAAAGAAGCATTTCTTAATAATAATGGAGAAGAAAAAGTTGATGAAATTATAGAGCTTCTCTCCAGAATAAGTAGCAAATAA
- a CDS encoding NADP-dependent glyceraldehyde-3-phosphate dehydrogenase, whose protein sequence is MFENISSNGVYKNLFDGKWVESKTNKTIETHSPYDGSLIGKVQALSKEEVDEIFKSSRTAQKKWGETPINERARIMRKAADILDDNAEYIAKILSNEIAKDLKSSLSEVKRTADFIRFTANEGTHMEGEAINSDNFPGSKKDKLSLVERVPLGIVLAISPFNYPVNLSGSKVAPALIAGNSVVLKPSTTGAISALHLAEIFNAAGLPAGVLNTVTGKGSEIGDYLITHEEVNFINFTGSSAVGKHISKIAGMIPMVLELGGKDAAIVLEDANLETTAKSIVSGAYGYSGQRCTAVKRVLVMDKVADELVELVTKKVKELKVGNPFDDVTITPLIDNKAADYVQTLIDDAIEKGATLIVGNKRKENLMYPTLFDNVTADMRIAWEEPFGPVLPIIRVKSMDEAIELANRSEYGLQSAVFTENMHDAFYIANKLDVGTVQVNNKPERGPDHFPFLGTKSSGMGTQGIRYSIEAMTRHKSIVLNL, encoded by the coding sequence ATGTTTGAAAATATATCATCAAATGGAGTTTATAAAAATCTATTTGATGGAAAATGGGTTGAAAGTAAGACAAATAAAACCATAGAAACGCATTCTCCTTATGATGGAAGTTTAATTGGAAAAGTTCAGGCCTTATCAAAAGAGGAAGTTGATGAGATTTTTAAAAGTTCAAGAACAGCTCAGAAAAAATGGGGTGAAACTCCAATAAATGAGCGTGCTAGAATCATGCGTAAAGCAGCTGATATACTAGATGATAACGCAGAATATATAGCAAAAATTCTTTCAAATGAGATAGCAAAAGATTTAAAATCTTCTCTTTCAGAAGTAAAAAGAACAGCTGATTTTATAAGATTTACAGCTAATGAAGGTACTCATATGGAAGGAGAAGCTATTAACTCAGATAATTTTCCTGGTTCTAAAAAAGATAAACTTTCTCTAGTTGAAAGAGTTCCTTTAGGAATAGTTTTAGCTATATCTCCTTTTAATTATCCTGTAAATCTTTCTGGGTCTAAGGTTGCTCCAGCACTTATAGCTGGAAATAGTGTTGTTTTAAAACCTTCTACAACTGGTGCTATAAGCGCACTTCATCTTGCAGAAATTTTTAATGCAGCTGGTCTTCCAGCAGGTGTTTTAAACACTGTAACAGGAAAAGGGTCTGAAATAGGCGATTATTTAATTACCCATGAAGAAGTAAACTTTATTAACTTTACGGGAAGCTCTGCTGTAGGTAAGCATATTTCAAAAATAGCTGGAATGATACCTATGGTTCTTGAGCTTGGTGGTAAAGATGCTGCTATAGTTCTCGAAGATGCCAATCTTGAAACAACAGCTAAAAGCATAGTATCTGGAGCATATGGATACTCCGGCCAAAGGTGTACTGCTGTAAAAAGAGTTCTTGTAATGGATAAAGTAGCTGATGAATTAGTTGAACTTGTTACAAAAAAAGTTAAAGAATTAAAGGTAGGTAATCCTTTTGATGATGTTACAATAACCCCACTTATAGACAACAAGGCAGCAGATTATGTTCAAACTCTCATTGACGACGCTATCGAAAAGGGTGCAACTCTTATCGTTGGAAATAAGCGTAAAGAAAATTTAATGTATCCTACTTTATTTGATAATGTAACTGCTGATATGCGTATTGCTTGGGAAGAACCATTTGGACCAGTTTTACCTATTATTCGTGTAAAAAGCATGGATGAAGCAATAGAATTAGCAAATAGATCTGAATATGGTCTTCAATCTGCAGTATTTACTGAAAATATGCATGATGCCTTTTATATTGCCAATAAATTAGATGTTGGAACTGTTCAAGTAAATAATAAGCCTGAAAGAGGCCCAGATCACTTCCCATTCCTTGGAACAAAGTCATCAGGTATGGGCACTCAAGGAATTCGATACAGTATAGAGGCAATGACAAGGCATAAATCAATAGTTTTAAACCTATAA